A segment of the Agarivorans albus genome:
GGAGAGTGGGTTAGCATGGCTAAAGCTACGGCAGGTCAAAGTGGCGCAATTAGAAAAAAGAATGAACGGCTTATTCTTAAAGCGGCAACCAATGAATTTGTGAAACACGGTTACCAAGGCACTTCCTTACAAGCCATTGCCGATAGAGCCGAGTTGCCCAAGGCTAACATCCTGTATTACTTCAAATCCAAACAAGGCCTATACAAAACCTTGCTCGAAGATATTGTAGACATGTGGAACGATGCCTTTGAAAACACCACCGCTAACGATGACCCCGAGCAAGCAATTAGCGCTTATATTCGCTCTAAAATGCGTTACAGCCGCAGCCACCCTAAAAGTTCTCGGATCTTTGCTATGGAAATTATCCAAGGTGCACCTAACCTAAAGGGCAACTTGCAATTTCCGGTTGTAGATTGGACTAAAAACAAATGTAGCTTGATTCAAGCTTGGGTCGACCAAGGAAAAATTGCAGCTATAGAACCTTTATACCTGCTGTTTTTGATTTGGGGTGCTACTCAATTTTACGCCGATTTTGATACCGAGATTAGAATGATCAACGGTAAAACCTTAAGCGCAGAAGAGTTTGCCAAAGCCGAGCAAAACGTGATTGATATAGTTATTCGCGGGATTGGCTTAAAAAGCTAAAACAAAAGCTGAGTGCTTGGTCAGATTTTTGCTTATGCTTTAGCTACTACGCTAACAGGACAAGCACTAAGTAATGTCGCCACTCTCTAATCAAGCT
Coding sequences within it:
- a CDS encoding TetR/AcrR family transcriptional regulator — its product is MAKATAGQSGAIRKKNERLILKAATNEFVKHGYQGTSLQAIADRAELPKANILYYFKSKQGLYKTLLEDIVDMWNDAFENTTANDDPEQAISAYIRSKMRYSRSHPKSSRIFAMEIIQGAPNLKGNLQFPVVDWTKNKCSLIQAWVDQGKIAAIEPLYLLFLIWGATQFYADFDTEIRMINGKTLSAEEFAKAEQNVIDIVIRGIGLKS